One Malania oleifera isolate guangnan ecotype guangnan chromosome 10, ASM2987363v1, whole genome shotgun sequence genomic region harbors:
- the LOC131166395 gene encoding uncharacterized protein LOC131166395: MNRSFRAQESQMQAAVRQRQQIGSLRTSMMKEKEEELALFLDMRRREKERNSLLLHNSEELDAPVGSKPGTSPIYNIASAAPAHKNGSDDFLNSDNDKNDYDWLLTPPGTPLFPSLEMESQKTVMSQIGTPKARPIALKSRLANHQLEPTAKSNSLSRQPASSPGLNSSPRQTASSPGLSSSIAATRRPSSSGGPGSRPATPTGRPTLTAVSKSSRPATPTSRSTLPSSKPAAASRSSTPVARSTARSSTPTARSSVPTSKPGYRAATPTRRPSTPSSMPSVSAPAKPSSAVTKSGPATLRNPVPSRGTSPVANPMPSRGTSPAANPVPMRGTSPTVKSRPWKPSEMPGFSLDAPPNLRTSIPERPISASRGRPGAPSARSSSVEAGPSGRPRRQSCSPSRRRPPNGIIHTSGSSVPAMSRGHSKVNDNVSPVLMGTKMVERVINMRKLAPPKQDDKHSPHGNLSGKSSSPDSSGFGRTLSKKSLDMAIRHMDIRRSVPGNLRPLMTNIPASSMYSVRPGATRSRTVSVSDSPLATSSNASSEVSVNNNAICLDGSEVEDDIGSERFGRSPAASHGR, encoded by the exons ATGAATCGGAGTTTTAGGGCACAGGAGTCGCAAATGCAGGCGGCGGTGAGGCAGAGGCAGCAAATAGGCAGTCTCAGGACGTCAatgatgaaggagaaggaagaGGAGCTAGCATTGTTTCTTGACATGCGAAGGCGGGAGAAGGAGCGGAATAGTCTTCTCCTTCACAACTCCGAAGAGCTTGATGCTCCAGTAG GATCGAAGCCTGGAACTTCTCCCATATACAATATCGCGTCAGCCGCTCCTGCACACAAGAATGGTTCTGATGATTTTCTCAATTCTGACAATGATAAAAATGATTATGACTG GCTTCTTACTCCCCCTGGTACCCCATTGTTTCCTTCTTTGGAGATGGAATCACAGAAAACTGTTATGAGCCAGATTGGAACTCCTAAAGCCCGCCCTATTGCGCTGAAATCCAGA TTAGCCAACCACCAGCTGGAGCCTACTGCAAAGAGCAACTCACTGTCCAGACAGCCAGCTTCTTCACCTGGGTTAAACTCTTCACCCAGACAAACAGCTTCTTCCCCCGGGTTAAGCTCTTCAATTGCAGCAACTCGCAGGCCTTCATCATCTGGGGGTCCAGGATCAAGGCCGGCAACACCAACTGGACGGCCTACTTTGACTGCTGTATCTAAATCTTCTAGACCAGCAACACCTACTTCTCGATCCACTTTGCCTTCAAGTAAGCCGGCAGCTGCTTCCAGATCATCTACACCTGTTGCAAGGTCGACGGCTAGATCTTCAACACCAACAGCCAGATCTTCTGTCCCAACATCCAAGCCTGGATATAGGGCAGCAACGCCGACCCGTCGGCCATCTACACCATCTAGCATGCCCAGTGTATCTGCTCCAGCAAAGCCATCTTCTGCTGTTACCAAATCAGGTCCTGCCACATTGAGAAATCCAGTGCCTTCACGTGGGACTTCCCCAGTGGCAAACCCAATGCCTTCGCGAGGAACTTCTCCAGCAGCAAATCCAGTACCTATGCGTGGGACTTCCCCGACAGTGAAATCCAGACCATGGAAGCCCTCGGAAATGCCAGGTTTCTCACTTGATGCTCCACCAAATTTAAGGACGTCAATTCCTGAAAGACCAATTTCGGCCTCCAGGGGTAGGCCTGGAGCACCAAGTGCTCGATCATCTTCTGTGGAAGCTGGTCCCAGTGGAAGGCCGAGGCGACAATCTTGCTCTCCATCAAGAAGACGACCTCCCAATGGGATTATTCATACCAGCGGGAGCTCTGTTCCCGCAATGAGTCGTGGGCATTCTAAAGTTAATGACAATGTGAGCCCTGTTTTAATGGGGACAAAGATGGTTGAAAGGGTGATAAATATGCGAAAACTTGCACCACCAAAGCAAGATGACAAACATTCTCCTCATGGGAACCTTTCTGGCAAGTCTTCTTCACCAGATAGTTCAGGCTTTGGAAGAACACTCTCAAAGAAATCTCTGGATATGGCTATTAGGCATATG GACATAAGGCGAAGCGTTCCGGGAAATCTGCGGCCATTGATGACAAATATTCCGGCGTCTTCTATGTACAGCGTGAGACCAGGGGCTACACGAAGCAGAACAGTTAGTGTCTCGGACTCCCCTCTTGCTACAAGCAGTAATGCCAGTTCAGAAGTAAGTGTCAATAATAATGCCATATGTTTAGATGGGAGCGAAGTAGAAGATGATATTGGCAGCGAGAGATTTGGACGATCTCCTGCCGCATCACATGGCAGGTGA